The sequence AAGAAGCCATATTAGAGCAGATTTCTTTTTTCTCACTCTCTTTAAACCACAGATAAAGATGTCCGCAAAGAGCAAAATGTAAAAGGACAGTGCAAAAAACGAATGGGGCTTATACTCTTCGGGAAAAATTCCCACAAGCAGCAAGGAAATCATTCCGAGAGGAAAAAGCACGGTAACTCTCTTCTCCTTTAGCATCTCAACCCCAAATACAAGGCCTAGCAAGCCGAGAAGAACGAGGAGAGAATTAAAAACATGCCCTATAGGGTTTTTAATAGACCCCATATCGCTGAGGGCATTTTCAGTTAAAGAAAACCAAGGATTTAAGTAAATTGCAATAAAGATTCCACCAAAAGTAAGAAACGGAAAGAAAAGCCCCAAAATTCTTACCCACCTTTTCATTGACATCCCCTTTTTCTCGGTTCTTCACCGAAGACTGCTTTGTACAGCTTTTTGAACTCCCCCCAAGAACCCCTTATCACTGGATGCTTTGGGATAAATGGTATCTCATCTTCCGGAAGTATAGAGAGTTCAAAGGTTCCAATGCTTTTAGCAATCTCCACAATTTCCTCTTTATCCAGCCCTACCAATGGCCTGTAGATTGGCAGATCGCTTGCTTGGCTTACTATGTACATGTTCTCCAGTGTTTGGGATGCCACCTGGCCTAGGGAGTCTCCTATAACGATTCCTTTTGCCCCAAATTCCCTTGCAATCTTGTCAGCTTTTTTGACCATCATGTACTTGCAGAAAACACATGTATAGTTTTCTTTTTTAAGCTGCTTTAGCGTTTGAATAACTTTCTCCCTTTCCTGTGGTTTAATAACTATTAGGTCACTTTTGCCCCCATAGTGATATTTCTTGAGCTGGTTCCAGATTTTCCTGACCTTCTCAAGGGTCTTCTCTCCCATGTAAATGTGGACAGGGATCACTTCACATCCTCGCTTCATCATCAGAAAAGCAGCAACCGGCGAATCTATACCCCCACTTAAAAGAGCCACAACCTTCCCTTGGGTTCCTACTGGAAGACCACCAAACCCTTGGACTTTATCAACATAAACATAGGCTTTTCCTTCCATTAGCTCGATGCCAACCTCGATATCATAGTTCTTTAAATCTACTTTGCAATCTTCGTTTTTCAGTATGTACTCACCAACTTTAGCAGCCAGCTCTTGGCTTTTAAGGGGAAACTCCTTGGTTATCCTCCTTGCGGTTACTCTGAACTTCGGCTCTTCCACTCCAAGTGCCCTCAGCTTCCTCCTAAAAAGTTTTAGAGAAGTTTTATATATCTTCTCAAGCTCTGCATCTATCTCGGCAGAAGGTGAAAGTGAGACTATACCAAAAACCCTTTTAAGAACCTCCACACCCTCTTCAGCCTTGTTTGTCTTTACTATGATTCTGCCGTGCTTTGCAAAGACGTTCTTGTACTTTATACCCTCACTCACTAAAGCTTCTTTTATATTGTTGATTAAAATGTTCTCAAACCATCTTCTCGTTTTTGGGGATTTTGTACCTATCTCACCGTATCTGACTATTATGGCATTTAGCATCTTCATTCACCGGATTTAAATTATTTTAAGGATTTTTTCTAGGGATTTTCTCCTTGGCCTGGGAGTTATTTTTTCAGCAGGATACCCTACGGGGACTAACCCTACAAGGTACCAATTCTCGCCAAGTTCCGCTATTTCTCTAAGCTCCCTCTGGTATTTCTCCAAGCTAGTAACTCCTATGTAACACGTTCCCAAGCCAAGTTCCACTGCCTTGAGCATAAGGTTCTCTATCGCCATTGCAGCACTTTCAACACTCCAAAGGAATTCAATTTCCT comes from Thermococcus litoralis DSM 5473 and encodes:
- a CDS encoding DUF998 domain-containing protein gives rise to the protein MKRWVRILGLFFPFLTFGGIFIAIYLNPWFSLTENALSDMGSIKNPIGHVFNSLLVLLGLLGLVFGVEMLKEKRVTVLFPLGMISLLLVGIFPEEYKPHSFFALSFYILLFADIFICGLKRVRKKKSALIWLLGSPIVFMVMVYLTRVFEGLAIPELVGALFINAWIVHLTLEVEQ
- the thiI gene encoding tRNA uracil 4-sulfurtransferase ThiI yields the protein MLNAIIVRYGEIGTKSPKTRRWFENILINNIKEALVSEGIKYKNVFAKHGRIIVKTNKAEEGVEVLKRVFGIVSLSPSAEIDAELEKIYKTSLKLFRRKLRALGVEEPKFRVTARRITKEFPLKSQELAAKVGEYILKNEDCKVDLKNYDIEVGIELMEGKAYVYVDKVQGFGGLPVGTQGKVVALLSGGIDSPVAAFLMMKRGCEVIPVHIYMGEKTLEKVRKIWNQLKKYHYGGKSDLIVIKPQEREKVIQTLKQLKKENYTCVFCKYMMVKKADKIAREFGAKGIVIGDSLGQVASQTLENMYIVSQASDLPIYRPLVGLDKEEIVEIAKSIGTFELSILPEDEIPFIPKHPVIRGSWGEFKKLYKAVFGEEPRKRGCQ